The genomic region CCACCTGCACCGAGTAACCCTTCGTCATCGAAAGCTCTTTCACCGCCGGCAGGCCCCTGTCGAGCAAAGTAGCGGCGTTGAGTCCCATCAGGTGCGCCGCGTGGAGTTCCGCAGCTGACTCGGCCAGCGGAAAAGTGACCCCCTGATACTCCGCGATGGGGCGGCCGAATGCTTGCCGCACTCGCGAATATTCCAGCGCGCGCTCGAGCGCCCATCGACCGTAACCCACCGCGCGTGCGGAGTTGTAGATTCGGCCCAGCGACACGCCATACAAGGCGGCGTCGAAGCCGCGATTGAGTTCCCCGACCAGCTGCCATCTCTCGACATTAACGTCCTCGAGTCGGAGTTCCGCTTCGTCTCCCCCGATGTGCCCGAATAGTCGGATTACCCTCTGCACCTCAAAACCTGGAGAAGCAGTCGACACCAGGAAAGCGGAGATTCCGCCCGCGCGCGTCGACGCCAGCGCGGCATCGGTGACCGCGAAGATGATGCAGTAGTCCGCAATTGGTGCATTGCTGGTCCAGATTTTGCGCCCGGAGATGCGCCATCCATCCCCATCTTGCACAGCCTTGGTGGACAGCGCCGCGGCATCGGAACCGGCTCCTGGCTCGGAGAGACCGAAACACATCGATGCGTCCCCGGCCATCATGGGTCCCAGGATTCGTTCGCGAGCCTGCTCAGTGACCCGTTCAAGCAGCCGGCTCGGACCGAATGCCCAGTGACTGATTACATAGAGCATTAGCCAGTTCTGCGGACCACATAGATGGAATAGTTGCTCCCAACCTGCGTAGTAGGCCAAGTGACCGAGTCCGCCTCCTCCCAGCGCCTGAGGAACGCACATCGAATAGAATCCTGCCTTCGCCGCGGCGCGCCGCACCTCGCGAATGAGCGCGACCGCCTGGTCCGAAAAGCGTCCGTCCTCGCGGTAGAGCCTACGCGGATCCTCCAAGAGGGCGCGATGTTTTTCATGGCGGGGCATCACTTCGGCGCGCGCAAAGGCCTCCAACCCCGCACAGGCTTCGCGCACCTCCGGCGGCAACTCGAACGCGATCGCGGACATATCAAGCACCAGCCTCTTGTGAATCTGGATTCGCGTGTACACTGGCGACGCCCGGTTTGCAAACCGGGTGGTCAACCCGTTGAGTCAATGGGCGCTTGCCGTGGCGCTGGCGTGCGACAATATTTGGAAGAGGAGAACCGCAATGAAGGTAATTTTCGAAAAACACGGCCCGGTGGCACGCGTGACTATCAACCGCCCTGAGCGGCTCAATGCTTGCGATTTTGAAACCTACACACGCCTGACAGAAATCTGGACTGAATTTCGCGACGACCCGACCCTGCGAGTCGCGATCTTCACGGGCACTGGCGACCGCGCGTTC from Candidatus Binataceae bacterium harbors:
- a CDS encoding acyl-CoA dehydrogenase family protein encodes the protein MYTRIQIHKRLVLDMSAIAFELPPEVREACAGLEAFARAEVMPRHEKHRALLEDPRRLYREDGRFSDQAVALIREVRRAAAKAGFYSMCVPQALGGGGLGHLAYYAGWEQLFHLCGPQNWLMLYVISHWAFGPSRLLERVTEQARERILGPMMAGDASMCFGLSEPGAGSDAAALSTKAVQDGDGWRISGRKIWTSNAPIADYCIIFAVTDAALASTRAGGISAFLVSTASPGFEVQRVIRLFGHIGGDEAELRLEDVNVERWQLVGELNRGFDAALYGVSLGRIYNSARAVGYGRWALERALEYSRVRQAFGRPIAEYQGVTFPLAESAAELHAAHLMGLNAATLLDRGLPAVKELSMTKGYSVQVGFKAVDRAMQTHGALGFTNELGLYHAWHALRIVNVADGTNEILNRTVVQRLLKGDTEL